TTTGCCGCATCAATGCCGCCTGAGTGGATGCGCCCCGCTTTTCCATTGCCAGCATGATACGTATCACATCCGAGGGGATTACATCCTTTACAGACTTTTGACCGATTACCGGGAACACATCACGGGAAAAAATGCGTAGCACCTTCTCCCGGTATGATTCACACCATTGGCTTTTGTTTCTTGGGAGTTCGCACCAGTCGAGCGCCAGTTCTTTGAATGTGGTCTTGGATGCTTCCGCTACCTTGTCCGCCCGCTTTGCCGTCATCGGGTCTATGCCCTTGGTTAGCCCTACTTTTGCCGCCTTGTGTGTGTTACGCGCCTCAGTAATGGTTATCTGTGGGTACGTGCCAATAGGTAGGGTTTTTCGCTTTCCAGCGTATTGGTAGTCCAGCCGCCAATACATGCCCATTCCGCCAGATTTCAACGGCTTAAGCTTGATATACAGCCCTTCACCATCCACCAACTTTCCTTTGTCCGGGATGATTTCATTTCTGTGAATGGCTTTTAAATCTTTGTCTTTGAGAATGCCCACGGTACTTGCTCCACACTGCGAATAGATACCGCACAAGATACCGCGTCTTATTCGGTATCAGCAAGAATCAAAGCTGTGATATTGCCCCGTAAGTTGTTGTTTTGATACGTAGTGAGGCGGGATGAAATGCTTATGTAGAAAATGCGCCACTTTAGGCACTAATGGCTAATCAATAGTCACCACAAAAAGGGCGCAATGTGCGCCCTTTTTCAAAATGGTACGTGGAACAGTTGGCGAATGCCTTGTTTCATGCGACTGCTGGCACTTTCTGATTGTGATTGCGAGGCAGCAAAGACTTCACGCGGCGTATAGCCAAACGTTTCGTTAAACATGCCAAAGTCGATGCGAAAACTTTCACCTTCCACGTAATAAGAAAGCAATTCAACTAACGGCATTTCGCGATCATGGTGCGGTCTAACGGTTTTAATAAAACCTTGACGGCTTAACTCTGTCGTCGCTTTGATAATGCGCTTGCGATTATTTTCATCGACAACATGCCATGCGATTAAACCACTTTCCGGGGTTGCCTGATCATGGTCAATGGCTTTTAGGGTAAATGTCTTAATCATCGTCTGTTTCCTGTGACCCACCAATAGTAGCAAGTTATCATAAAATTTATATATGATAAATATAAGCTAATGAACCAAAGATGAACAGAGAACAATTATTAAGCAATTAAGCGTGACTAGCCGCTAACGGAATCCAAGTGCCATTGACCAAACCTTCAATGGGTTGGAAGTTAATTTTGTAGCACATTTTGGGCGATTCATCGATCCAATAACCGGGGTACACAAACGCCAAACCGCATTGACGCGCTTGCTCAATTTGCCACAGTACCGCGAATGTACCCAAACCGCGTGCCTCACTGACGGAAGGATCAAAAAAAGTATAAACGGATGATAAGCCATTGTTTAATTCATCCACAGCCGCCACCGCTAACAAACGCTCTTGTTCCCAAAACTCGACTAACCAAGTTTTGCACCAGCGTGTCAGCAAAAATCCGGCAAACGTATCCATGCTGTCCGTATCCATACCCCCACCGGTATGGCGTTGTTGAATATAATCCCGATACAAGGCAGCGTATTCGTCTTTAAAACCACTACGATTTACCACCACCCGTAAATCTTGATTACGTTTCCAATTGCGGCGCTGGGAACGGTTGGGTTTGAACGCATTCACCGCAATACGGCTGGAAACACAAGCGCTGCAATGGCGACAATGCGGACGGTAAACATCACCGCCACTGCGCCGAAAGCCACTATCCAACAAGCGCCCATACAACTCAGACGTCATCTTATAACAAGGGTCAACCAACAAATTCATTGCCTGACGATCAGGCAAATACGGGCAAGGATGCACAGCAGTGATATACAGATTAAGACTGGCTTCTGCTGACATCCGATTCATGACTCAACAACTCCCACTGGAACAGACTGCTTTACGCA
The sequence above is drawn from the Thiothrix subterranea genome and encodes:
- a CDS encoding arginyltransferase, whose translation is MNRMSAEASLNLYITAVHPCPYLPDRQAMNLLVDPCYKMTSELYGRLLDSGFRRSGGDVYRPHCRHCSACVSSRIAVNAFKPNRSQRRNWKRNQDLRVVVNRSGFKDEYAALYRDYIQQRHTGGGMDTDSMDTFAGFLLTRWCKTWLVEFWEQERLLAVAAVDELNNGLSSVYTFFDPSVSEARGLGTFAVLWQIEQARQCGLAFVYPGYWIDESPKMCYKINFQPIEGLVNGTWIPLAASHA